The Neoarius graeffei isolate fNeoGra1 chromosome 10, fNeoGra1.pri, whole genome shotgun sequence genome has a segment encoding these proteins:
- the suv39h1a gene encoding LOW QUALITY PROTEIN: histone-lysine N-methyltransferase SUV39H1-A (The sequence of the model RefSeq protein was modified relative to this genomic sequence to represent the inferred CDS: inserted 2 bases in 1 codon; substituted 4 bases at 4 genomic stop codons) produces the protein MARYLKDFSVSCKYSWDELQALGRRQKXVCKRLAVTENDFSDCVIDYLCNYREIESQEFFLVKGKDYSESENTXEPHKILXCPGLLQQDMRLALLHANIPLDLSSLDASAVSFIFQRAKQHMKLQLEEEELNXVCQHKGXIRNDVDLDGPPKAVMYISGYKVGGRVQLNEAAVGRECTDCIKAPVDGRCAGVSDNPIAYNDSMQVKIRPGMPIYECNSLCQCGIDCKNGVVQRGIQYDLCIFKTANGRGWGVCTLEKIPKNSFVIEYLGDVLTAEEAERRGQMYDQQGVIYLFDLDYVADVFTVDAAHYGNIPHFVNHSCDPNLQAYNIFIDNLDERLPRISFFAIRAGEELTFDYKKTIDEVDAESTKMDTNFSLAGMLDKPISRIHMECKYEVQNCRKYLF, from the exons ATGGCGCGGTATTTAAAAG ACTTCAGTGTGTCTTGCAAATACTCGTGGGATGAGTTACAGGCTCTTGGTCGGAGACAGAAATGAGTGTGCAAGCGGCTGGCTGTGACTGAGAACGACTTCAGTGACTGTGTGATAGATTACCTGTGTAATTATAGAGAAATTGAG AGTCAGGAGTTTTTCCTGGTAAAAGGGAAAGATTACTCTGAGTCAGAGAACACATGAGAACCACACAAAATTCTCTAATGCCCCGGACTCCTCCAGCAGGACATGCGTTTAGCATTACTTCATGCTAATATACCTCTGGACTTGAGCTCACTGGATGCCTCTGCAGTTTCCTTCATCTTCCagagggccaagcagcatatgaaacTGCAGCTCGAGGAGGAAGAACTGAACTGAGTCTGTCAGCACAAGGG TATCAGGAACGACGTGGACCTGGACGGCCCTCCCAAAGCAGTCATGTACATCAGCGGCTATAAGGTTGGGGGAAGGGTGCAGCTCAATGAAGCAGCAGTAGGACGTGAATGTACAGACTGTATTAAAGCGCCTGTAGACGGCCGCTGTGCTGGAGTATCAGATAACCCTATAGCATATAATGACAGCATGCAGGTGAAAATCAGGCCCGGTATGCCCATCTATGAGTGTAACTCACTGTGCCAATGCGGGATAGACTGCAAAAACGGAGTGGTGCAGAGGGGCATTCAGTATGACTTGTGCATTTTTAAAACGGCTAATGGAAGAGGCTGGGGTGTGTGCACACTCGAGAAAATTCCCAAGAATTCTTTCGTCATTGAGTACCTTGGGGAC GTCCTCACTGCAGAGGAAGCTGAGAGAAGGGGACAGATGTATGATCAGCAGGGCGTCATCTACCTGTTTGACCTGGATTATGTGGCTGATGTGTTTACTGTGGATGCTGCCCACTATGGAAATATTCCACACTTTGTCAACCACAGT TGCGACCCGAACTTGCAGGCGTATAACATTTTCATCGACAACTTGGACGAACGGCTTCCTAGGATCTCTTTCTTTGCGATAAGAGCAGGAGAGGAGCTCACTTTCGACTACAAAAAGACAA TTGATGAGGTAGATGCAGAAAGCACCAAAATGGACACAAATTTCAGCCTCGCAGGAATGCTGGACAAGCCTATCAGTCGGATCCACATGGAGTGCAAGTATGAAGTACAGAACTGCAGGAAATACCTGTTTTAG